A DNA window from Ipomoea triloba cultivar NCNSP0323 chromosome 10, ASM357664v1 contains the following coding sequences:
- the LOC116032384 gene encoding leucine-rich repeat receptor-like serine/threonine-protein kinase BAM1, with product MVPLILVTTLFSLVASSSCSSSSLLTDFHALVPFKYALSSSNLGLESWNTSNPSSVCSWSGIKCSHGRVVSISLSGMGLYGSVSPEIAGLDRLAELHLDGNNFTGEIKIENMSSLKSLNISNNMLSGNLDWNYSGLENLEVFDAYNNNFTAFLPLGILSLKKLKYLDLGGNFFYGEIPESYGDLIGLEYLSLAGNNLHGKIPKELGNLTNLKEIYLGYYNVFVGGIPREFGKLENLVHMDISSCELDGTIPAELGNLRKLDTLFLHINLLSGPIPRELGNLTGLIYLDISANSLTGEIPFEINSLKNLKLLNLFMNQLHGSIPDFIADFPELQVLGLWMNNFTGIIPENLGRNQQLQELDLSSNKLTGTIPDELCASNQLRVLILLKNFLFGSIPEKLGSCSSLVRVRLGQNYLNGSIPDGFLYLPQLNLVELQNNLLSGTLSENTNFSSKPAYLGRLNLSNNQLSGALPFSLSNFTSLQILLLSGNTFSGPIPPSIGELQQALKIDLSENSLSGEIPIEIGNCIHLTYLDLSQNNLSGSIPSQVSNIRILNYLNLSRNHLVDTIPKSIATMRSLTTADFSFNDLSGKLPESGQFAYFNATSFAGNPHLCGSFLNNPCDLAPISSPPGKSHGDFKLIFALGLLICSLIFAAAAIVKAKSFKKNGSGSWKMTSFQKLDFTVSDVLECLRDGNVIGRGGAGVVYHGKTPNGVEIAVKKLLGFNNTTHDHGFRAEIRTLGNIRHRNIVRLLAFCSNKDTNLLVYEYMRNGSLGEALHGKKGGFLSWHLRYKAALESAKGLCYLHHDCSPLIVHRDVKSNNILLNSSFEAHVADFGLAKFLVDGGASECMSAIAGSYGYIAPEYAYTLRVDEKSDVYSFGVVLLELITGRRPVGDFGEGVDIVQWSKRVTNCRREEVTQIVDPRLTIVPKDEAMHLFFIAMLCVQENSVERPTMREVVQMLSELPRHSQSSSSSLNFQHSKNVEKDKISPKTRQNLVV from the exons ATGGTGCCCCTTATTCTTGTCACCACTCTCTTCTCTCTTGtggcttcttcttcttgttcttcttcctcTCTGCTCACTGATTTTCATGCTTTAGTACCTTTCAAGTATGCCCTTTCTTCATCAAATCTTGGTTTGGAATCTTGGAACACTTCAAATCCCAGCTCAGTTTGTTCTTGGAGTGGAATCAAATGCTCCCATGGCCGAGTCGTTTCAATTAGTTTGTCTGGTATGGGGCTGTATGGCTCTGTTTCCCCTGAAATTGCTGGCCTGGATAGGCTGGCAGAGCTCCATCTCGATGGCAACAACTTCACCGGTGAAATCAAGATTGAGAATATGAGCAGCCTCAAGTCTCTGAACATATCAAACAACATGCTTAGTGGGAATCTTGATTGGAACTATTCAGGCCTGGAAAATTTGGAAGTTTTTGATGCTTACAACAATAACTTCACAGCTTTCTTGCCCCTTGGCATTTTGAGCTTGAAGAAGCTCAAGTACTTGGACTTGGGTGGGAACTTCTTTTATGGCGAAATCCCGGAGAGCTATGGGGATTTGATTGGGCTGGAATACTTGTCACTTGCTGGGAATAATCTCCATGGAAAGATTCCTAAAGAACTGGGAAATCTCACAAACTTGAAGGAGATATATCTGGGGTATTACAATGTTTTTGTGGGTGGAATTCCAAGGGAGTTTGGGAAGCTGGAAAATCTTGTTCACATGGATATTTCAAGCTGTGAATTGGATGGCACCATTCCTGCAGAATTGGGGAATTTGAGAAAGCTTGACACTCTCTTCCTGCACATTAACCTTCTCTCTGGTCCTATCCCAAGAGAGCTAGGCAATTTGACAGGCCTAATCTATCTTGACATTTCAGCCAATTCCCTCACTGGGGAAATCCCATTTGAGATCAACAGCCTGAAGAATCTCAAGCTTCTGAACCTGTTCATGAACCAGTTACATGGGTCGATACCGGATTTCATTGCAGACTTCCCAGAGCTTCAAGTTCTCGGGCTGTGGATGAACAACTTCACCGGCATTATCCCGGAGAATCTTGGCAGGAACCAGCAGCTGCAGGAGCTGGATTTATCCTCAAACAAGCTCACTGGCACCATCCCTGATGAGCTCTGTGCCTCAAACCAGCTGAGAGTTCTGATTCTCCTAAAGAATTTCCTGTTTGGTTCAATCCCAGAAAAGCTAGGCTCTTGTTCAAGCCTAGTAAGGGTCAGGCTGGGCCAAAACTACTTGAATGGTAGCATTCCAGATGGGTTCCTTTACTTGCCACAACTCAACTTAGTTGAGCTCCAAAACAATTTGCTGTCTGGCACTTTGTCTGAAAACACAAACTTTTCATCCAAACCTGCCTATTTAGGCAGGCTGAATCTCTCCAACAATCAGCTCTCAGGTGCTTTACCATTCTCCCTCTCCAATTTCACTTCCTTGCAGATTCTCCTCCTCAGTGGGAACACATTCTCCGGCCCAATCCCGCCTTCCATAGGTGAACTCCAGCAAGCTCTCAAGATTGACCTAAGTGAAAATTCTCTCTCAGGTGAAATCCCCATTGAGATTGGCAATTGCATCCATCTCACTTACCTTGATTTGAGCCAGAACAACCTTTCTGGTTCAATTCCATCCCAGGTTTCCAACATAAGAATCTTGAATTACCTAAACCTGTCAAGAAACCACTTAGTTGACACCATTCCTAAGTCCATTGCCACAATGAGAAGCTTAACAACAGCTGATTTCTCCTTCAATGATCTATCCGGAAAGCTCCCGGAATCCGGCCAATTCGCCTACTTCAACGCCACATCTTTCGCCGGAAACCCTCATCTCTGCGGATCTTTTCTGAACAACCCCTGCGATCTCGCCCCAATCTCCAGCCCGCCGGGGAAATCTCACGGCGATTTCAAGCTGATTTTCGCCCTAGGCCTCCTAATCTGCTCCCTGATCTTCGCAGCTGCCGCCATCGTCAAGGCCAAGTCGTTCAAGAAAAACGGGTCGGGTTCGTGGAAAATGACGTCATTCCAGAAGCTGGATTTCACAGTCTCCGACGTCCTGGAATGCCTGAGAGACGGCAATGTGATCGGCCGGGGAGGCGCCGGGGTAGTCTACCACGGCAAAACCCCTAACGGCGTCGAAATCGCCGTGAAAAAGCTCCTCGGATTCAACAACACAACCCACGACCACGGCTTCCGGGCCGAGATCCGAACCCTAGGCAACATCCGACACCGAAACATCGTCCGATTGCTCGCGTTCTGCTCCAACAAGGACACCAATCTTCTGGTCTACGAGTACATGAGAAATGGGAGCTTAGGCGAGGCCCTGCACGGCAAAAAAGGGGGATTCCTGAGCTGGCATCTCCGCTACAAGGCGGCTTTGGAATCCGCCAAGGGTTTGTGCTATCTCCACCACGATTGCTCGCCGTTGATCGTCCACCGCGACGTCAAATCTAACAACATTCTGTTGAATTCCAGCTTCGAAGCTCACGTCGCCGATTTCGGGCTCGCCAAGTTCTTGGTCGACGGCGGCGCCTCCGAGTGCATGTCCGCAATTGCAGGCTCCTATGGTTATATCGCCCCAG AATATGCTTACACATTGAGAGTGGATGAAAAGAGCGACGTGTATAGTTTCGGAGTCGTTTTGTTGGAGTTGATCACAGGGCGTCGCCCGGTCGGTGATTTTGGAGAAGGGGTGGACATCGTGCAATGGAGCAAGAGGGTGACAAATTGTAGGAGAGAAGAGGTGACACAAATTGTGGATCCAAGGCTAACCATAGTGCCCAAAGATGAAGCCATGCACCTCTTCTTCATTGCCATGCTTTGTGTGCAAGAGAACAGCGTTGAACGCCCCACCATGAGAGAAGTTGTTCAAATGCTCTCAGAGCTCCCACGCCACTCTCAATCTTCATCATCCTCATTGAATTTTCAGCACTCAAAAAATGTTGAAAAGGACAAAATTAGCCCTAAAACTAGACAAAATCTTGTggtataa
- the LOC116031779 gene encoding YTH domain-containing protein ECT1-like isoform X2: MAGEKILEKSEVVAPCLKSESITEMADKEMVSRKEGKPSDSVSSIPSLGNAATGVKDGIDQATISKPGVPYPPTGVYDHYYTGYNGTLNDDQGYFNAGIQSDNGYVQQPTAAWCSTYGGDVTNNMVPKTRNFKSTVGTNSSAKSNGFNSSKTNHGLSTKNLHSPLNSESHQSTNSSNFSKYSMQSQPIKQLNKFGSNFQSGGHMNGFHPVGKFPPYINQNQGFMHYGPINYQTNGRVWNGNFRSKSRENFNRNGVIDASTELTRGPRANGKSNPAKPLGENELSAMTIQRSKYNKEDFKTQYDHAKFYVIKSFSEDDIHKCVKYDVWSSTPNGNKKLDTAFCDAERKASETGTKCPVFLFFSVNGSGQFVGVAEMTGKVDFNKKLDFWQLDKWSGFFPVKWHIVKDVPNNRLRHIILENNDNRAVTYSRDTQEISLKEGLEMLNIFKSYSEKSSLVDDFDFYEDREISLKAKRSTTTDSEAGLFQNNNVHNQFKVGDNMSSAEELLKSNDLDTAASSLISLTKNLSLNSQPLESSI; encoded by the exons ATGGCTGGAGAGAAGATATTGGAGAAAT CTGAGGTAGTTGCTCCTTGCTTGAAGTCTGAATCAATTACTGAAATGGCTGATAAGGAAATG GTTTCCagaaaagaaggaaaaccatCTGATTCAGTATCTTCCATTCCATCTTTGGGGAATGCTGCCACTGGTGTTAAGGATGGCATTGATCAAGCCACCATTTCAAAGCCTGGTGTTCCTTATCCACCTACTGGTGTCTATGACCATTACTATACAG GATATAATGGAACTCTTAATGATGATCAAGGTTATTTTAATGCG GGCATCCAATCAGATAATG GATATGTTCAGCAACCGACTGCCGCATGGTGCTCAACATATGGAGGAGATGTTACGAATAACATGGTTCCTAAAACAAGGAATTTTAAATCCACAGTTGGCACAAACAGTTCAGCAAAGTCCAATGGTTTTAACTCTTCAAAAACAAACCATGGCctttcaacaaaaaatttgcATTCGCCTTTGAATTCTGAAAGTCACCAGTCTACTAATTCATCAAACTTTTCTAAGTACTCCATGCAAAGTCAGCccattaaacaattaaacaag TTTGGTTCGAACTTCCAGTCTGGAGGCCATATGAATGGGTTTCACCCGGTTGGGAAGTTTCCACCATATATCAATCAAAACCAAGGCTTTATGCACTATGGTCCGATTAATTATCAAACAAATGGCAGAGTCTGGAATGGTAATTTTAGGTCCAAATCCAGAGAGAATTTCAATAGGAATGGAGTAATAGATGCCTCGACTGAGCTTACTCGTGGTCCAAGGGCCAATGGTAAGAGCAATCCCGCAAAACCGTTGGGTGAAAATGAGCTGTCAGCAATGACCATTCAACGGAGCAAATATAACAAAGAAGATTTTAAGACTCAGTATGACCATGCAAAGTTCTATGTTATCAAGTCATTCAGTGAAGATGACATTCacaaatgtgttaaatatgatGTTTGGTCAAGTACCCCAAATGGCAACAAGAAATTAGATACTGCTTTCTGTGATGCTGAAAGAAAAGCAAGTGAAACGGGAACAAAATGTCCagtcttcctcttcttttct GTAAATGGAAGTGGGCAGTTTGTGGGTGTGGCAGAGATGACGGGGAAAGTCGATTTTAACAAAAAACTGGATTTTTGGCAGCTTGATAAATGGAGTGGGTTCTTCCCAGTGAAGTGGCACATAGTTAAAGATGTCCCCAACAATCGGTTGAGACACATTATCCTGGAAAACAATGATAATAGGGCTGTTACATACAGTCGAGATACCCAAGAG ATCAGCTTGAAGGAAGGTTTGGAAATGCTCAACATATTTAAGAGTTACTCTGAGAAATCATCGCTAGTGGATGACTTTGACTTCTATGAGGACCGAGAGATATCACTCAAGGCCAAAAGGAGCACTACTACAGATTCTGAAGCCGGTCTATTCCAGAACAATAATGTCCAT AATCAATTCAAAGTAGGAGACAATATGAGCTCCGCAGAAGAGCTGCTGAAATCCAATGACTTGGACACTGCTGCGTCTTCTCTCATCAGTCTCACCAAAAACCTCTCTCTAAATTCACAGCCATTGGAAAGTAGTATATGA
- the LOC116031779 gene encoding YTH domain-containing protein ECT1-like isoform X1: MAGEKILEKSEVVAPCLKSESITEMADKEMVSRKEGKPSDSVSSIPSLGNAATGVKDGIDQATISKPGVPYPPTGVYDHYYTGYNGTLNDDQGYFNAGIQSDNGSYLYYLPSYNPYSTGFIGSDGKQQPYTSSGYVQQPTAAWCSTYGGDVTNNMVPKTRNFKSTVGTNSSAKSNGFNSSKTNHGLSTKNLHSPLNSESHQSTNSSNFSKYSMQSQPIKQLNKFGSNFQSGGHMNGFHPVGKFPPYINQNQGFMHYGPINYQTNGRVWNGNFRSKSRENFNRNGVIDASTELTRGPRANGKSNPAKPLGENELSAMTIQRSKYNKEDFKTQYDHAKFYVIKSFSEDDIHKCVKYDVWSSTPNGNKKLDTAFCDAERKASETGTKCPVFLFFSVNGSGQFVGVAEMTGKVDFNKKLDFWQLDKWSGFFPVKWHIVKDVPNNRLRHIILENNDNRAVTYSRDTQEISLKEGLEMLNIFKSYSEKSSLVDDFDFYEDREISLKAKRSTTTDSEAGLFQNNNVHNQFKVGDNMSSAEELLKSNDLDTAASSLISLTKNLSLNSQPLESSI, encoded by the exons ATGGCTGGAGAGAAGATATTGGAGAAAT CTGAGGTAGTTGCTCCTTGCTTGAAGTCTGAATCAATTACTGAAATGGCTGATAAGGAAATG GTTTCCagaaaagaaggaaaaccatCTGATTCAGTATCTTCCATTCCATCTTTGGGGAATGCTGCCACTGGTGTTAAGGATGGCATTGATCAAGCCACCATTTCAAAGCCTGGTGTTCCTTATCCACCTACTGGTGTCTATGACCATTACTATACAG GATATAATGGAACTCTTAATGATGATCAAGGTTATTTTAATGCG GGCATCCAATCAGATAATGGTTCTTACCTCTATTATCTTCCCAGCTATAATCCTTATAGTACTGGATTTATCGGTTCTGACGGGAAACAGCAACCCTATACATCATCAGGATATGTTCAGCAACCGACTGCCGCATGGTGCTCAACATATGGAGGAGATGTTACGAATAACATGGTTCCTAAAACAAGGAATTTTAAATCCACAGTTGGCACAAACAGTTCAGCAAAGTCCAATGGTTTTAACTCTTCAAAAACAAACCATGGCctttcaacaaaaaatttgcATTCGCCTTTGAATTCTGAAAGTCACCAGTCTACTAATTCATCAAACTTTTCTAAGTACTCCATGCAAAGTCAGCccattaaacaattaaacaag TTTGGTTCGAACTTCCAGTCTGGAGGCCATATGAATGGGTTTCACCCGGTTGGGAAGTTTCCACCATATATCAATCAAAACCAAGGCTTTATGCACTATGGTCCGATTAATTATCAAACAAATGGCAGAGTCTGGAATGGTAATTTTAGGTCCAAATCCAGAGAGAATTTCAATAGGAATGGAGTAATAGATGCCTCGACTGAGCTTACTCGTGGTCCAAGGGCCAATGGTAAGAGCAATCCCGCAAAACCGTTGGGTGAAAATGAGCTGTCAGCAATGACCATTCAACGGAGCAAATATAACAAAGAAGATTTTAAGACTCAGTATGACCATGCAAAGTTCTATGTTATCAAGTCATTCAGTGAAGATGACATTCacaaatgtgttaaatatgatGTTTGGTCAAGTACCCCAAATGGCAACAAGAAATTAGATACTGCTTTCTGTGATGCTGAAAGAAAAGCAAGTGAAACGGGAACAAAATGTCCagtcttcctcttcttttct GTAAATGGAAGTGGGCAGTTTGTGGGTGTGGCAGAGATGACGGGGAAAGTCGATTTTAACAAAAAACTGGATTTTTGGCAGCTTGATAAATGGAGTGGGTTCTTCCCAGTGAAGTGGCACATAGTTAAAGATGTCCCCAACAATCGGTTGAGACACATTATCCTGGAAAACAATGATAATAGGGCTGTTACATACAGTCGAGATACCCAAGAG ATCAGCTTGAAGGAAGGTTTGGAAATGCTCAACATATTTAAGAGTTACTCTGAGAAATCATCGCTAGTGGATGACTTTGACTTCTATGAGGACCGAGAGATATCACTCAAGGCCAAAAGGAGCACTACTACAGATTCTGAAGCCGGTCTATTCCAGAACAATAATGTCCAT AATCAATTCAAAGTAGGAGACAATATGAGCTCCGCAGAAGAGCTGCTGAAATCCAATGACTTGGACACTGCTGCGTCTTCTCTCATCAGTCTCACCAAAAACCTCTCTCTAAATTCACAGCCATTGGAAAGTAGTATATGA
- the LOC116031780 gene encoding uncharacterized protein LOC116031780 — MGREIVRVDESLERSTSSSSLFSSNSGSSRDDEEKRLPLLALNHVSFVCKSVSNSVEFYERVLGFVMIKRPSSFDFEGAWLFNHGVGIHLLGAENVPKKKGKINPKDNHISFQCSDMDLIIQKLDEIGIEYVTAKVKEGGVIVDQLFFHDPDGYMIEICNCQNLPVLPLSSSCPLKPKFPNAITTQQPPSSFYGKVMSKMQCAVEVEHLMMENLAMDMMDISF; from the exons ATGGGGAGAGAAATTGTGAGAGTAGATGAGAGTTTGGAGAGgtcaacttcttcttcttcattgttTTCTAGCAATTCTGGTTCATCAAGAGATGATGAGGAGAAGAGACTGCCTTTATTGGCACTGAACCATGTCTCTTTTGTGTGCAAATCTGTGAGCAATTCTGTGGAGTTCTACGAGAGAGTTCTGGGCTTTGTGATGATCAAGCGACCCTCTTCCTTCGACTTTGAAGGAGCTTG GCTGTTCAATCATGGGGTTGGGATCCATTTGCTAGGAGCAGAAAATGTGCCAAAAAAGAAGGGGAAAATAAACCCTAAAGACAATCACATATCATTCCAGTGCTCAGACATGGACTTAATCATCCAGAAATTGGATGAAATTGGGATTGAATATGTGACAGCAAAGGTGAAGGAAGGTGGTGTCATAGTTGATCAGCTCTTCTTTCATGACCCTGATGGCTACATGATTGAGATTTGCAACTGCCAAAATCTCCCTGTCCTTCCCCTCTCATCTTCCTGCCCTCTCAAGCCTAAGTTCCCCAATGCCATCACCACTCAACAACCCCCCTCCTCGTTTTACG GGAAAGTGATGTCTAAAATGCAATGTGCTGTAGAGGTGGAACATCTAATGATGGAGAACTTAGCTATGGACATGATGGACATTTCCTTTTGA
- the LOC116033017 gene encoding WEB family protein At1g75720, with amino-acid sequence MEADNSAENQEPIICLPSALDYRANVDTSRPFRSVKEAVAIFGERFLAGEVFSQTSPKPPFAFPKHETPCYSSPTRKSDDVVSHLVAAEEEETAVANTLRKLEAELEETKAELRQLRERESETEIALASLNAELHKNMSKLAQAEAASAAKAAAAADARSIGAGAGEIVKKASLAEVLRAGERKKKKPIIPLVGDLFTRKKGSSSPIAMNNPLFSSSHAWLN; translated from the exons ATGGAAGCAGATAATTCTGCAGAAAATCAAGAACCCATCATTTGTCTCCCATCCGCCTTAGACTATCGGGCCAACGTGGATACTTCACGGCCTTTCCGGTCGGTGAAAGAGGCGGTGGCGATTTTCGGGGAGAGATTCTTGGCCGGAGAAGTCTTTTCTCAGACCTCGCCTAAGCCTCCCTTCGCGTTCCCCAAGCATGAAACGCCGTGCTATTCCTCGCCGACTAGAAAATCCGACGACGTAGTTTCGC aTTTGGTGGccgcggaggaggaggagacgGCGGTGGCGAACACGCTGAGGAAACTGGAGGCGGAGCTGGAGGAGACGAAGGCGGAGCTGAGGCAGCTGAGGGAGAGAGAATCGGAGACGGAAATCGCGCTGGCGTCCTTGAACGCCGAGCTTCACAAGAACATGTCGAAGCTGGCTCAAGCGGAGGCGGCTTCGGCGGCTaaagcggcggcggcggcggatgCAAGGTCAatcggcgccggcgccggcgagaTCGTCAAGAAAGCGAGTTTGGCGGAGGTGTTGAGAGCGGgggaaaggaagaagaagaagccgaTAATTCCACTTGTGGGGGATTTGTTTACGAGGAAGAAAGGGTCGTCGTCGCCGATTGCCATGAATAATCCTCTCTTTTCATCTTCTCATGCATGGTTGAATTGA